AGCCCGGTCATCTCCTGGCTGCCTCCGACCCAGGGCTCCGTCAACGCCTACCGGCTGGCGCTCCTCCGGTATCTCCCGGAGATGAACTCCTTGGTCCCCGATGGCGCCATCCACCTGTCTGGCTCGGCCACCCAGGTGCGGCTGCCTCCCGGAATGCTCAAGCCGGACAGCATCTACTACCTGCGCCTGTCCGCCTACGACAGCGCCGGCTACGACATCGAGCGCGACCCGTTCCACACCCGCGAGGCGCTGCCCATGGCCCGCGCGGACGCGTTCAGCTCGCTCTTCACCACGCCGTGAGGGTGTCTCCGAGGTCGTGACGCAGCGCCTGTTGATTCGAATGACCGGTTCCAACACCGCGGCGCTGGGAAGCTGTCACCTGAAGTCCGCGCGTCCCCGACCTCGTGCGTTCGCATACGCGGATGCCCTATCAAGCCTCACCCGGCATCCTTCCGCGTCGGGAGGGTCAAGCGCATGAGCCTTGACCCTCTCTGGACATGTCAATCGACTGGTGGAGTGCCTGCGCTCGGCCGCTGTGTCGCACGGATGCCGGCCTGGCTCACGGGTGGTACGGCCGGTTCCTCAGGTGCACGCCGCTTCGGCGGGTGCAACCTTCAAGGAGGTCGGCACAGTCTCCGCGCCAGGACGGAAGACGCTTTCATTCCGTCCTTGCCACATACCCCCCGGGGGTATAAGCCCCACTGCGGCAGGATACCCCCACCCAGTATGACGTCTCCGCCATGCCCCACTCGCCGGAAGAGAAGAAGAAGGCGCTGCTCCGCGTCCGCCGCATCCGCGGACAAACCGAAGCCTTGGAGCGTGCGTTGGAGTCCGGCGCTGAATGCGGCACGGTCCTCCAGCAGCTCGCTGCCATCCGAGGGGCCATCAACGGCCTGATGTCCGAGGTGCTGGAGTCACACATCCGGGAGGAGTTCGGCCCGGCGTCCGACGAGGACCCGCGCCACGCCCAGCGAGTGCGGGACATGACGGCGCTGGTCCGCACGTACCTCAAGTGAGTGGGAGTCCCTGCCTTCATCCCCTAGCCCAGGAGCATCCTCATGAAGTCTCGTGCCGCTGTCGCCTTTGAAGCCGGAAAGCCCTTGAGCATCGTCGAGCTCGACGTCGCGCCTCCGCAGAAGGGCGAGGTCCTGGTTCGCATCACCCACACGGGCGTCTGCCACACCGACGCGTTCACCCTCTCCGGAGATGATCCGGAAGGTCTCTTCCCCGTGGTGCTCGGCCACGAGGGCGCCGGCGTGGTGGAGGCGGTGGGCGAGGGCGTGACGTCCGTCAAGCCCGGCGACCATGTCATCCCGCTCTACACCGCGGAGTGTGGCCAATGTCTGTTCTGTAAGTCTGGCAAGACCAACCTGTGTGTGGCGGTGCGTGCCACCCAGGGCAAGGGCGTGATGCCCGACGGCACCACGCGCTTCTCGTACAACGGCAAGCCCGTCTACCACTACATGGGGTGCTCCACCTTCAGCGAGTACACCGTGGTGGCGGAGGTGTCGCTGGCCCGCATCAACCCGAACGCCAACCCCGAGCAGGTCTGCCTGCTGGGCTGCGGCGTGACGACGGGCCTGGGCGCGGTGAAGAACACGGCCCGCGTGCAGGAAGGGGATTCGGTCGCGGTGTTTGGTCTGGGCGGCATTGGCCTGGCGGTGATTCAGGGCGCCCAGATGGCGAAGGCTGGCCGCATCATCGCCATCGATACGAACCCCGCCAAGTTCGAGCTGGCGAAGACCTTCGGCGCCACTGACTTCGTCAACCCCAAGGACCACGACCGCCCCATCCAGCAGGTCATCGTGGAGATGACGGGCTGGGGCGTGGACCACTCCTTCGAGTGCATCGGCAACGTGGGCGTGATGCGCGCCGCGCTGGAGTGCGCGCACCGTGGCTGGGGTCAGTCCATCATCATCGGCGTGGCCGGCGCGGGACAGGAGATCTCCACCCGTCCGTTCCAGCTCGTCACGGGCCGGACGTGGAAGGGCACCGCTTTTGGTGGCGTGAAGGGCCGCTCGGAGCTCCCCGGCATGGTGGAGGACGCGATGTCCGGCAAGATTCAGCTCGCGCCGTTCGTGACGCACACGCGGCCGCTGACCGACATCAACGAAGCCTTCGACCTGATGCACGAGGGCAAGTCCATCCGCACCGTCGTCCGCTACTAAGTCCACCGCCAACCCCATCTCCGAGGAGCAGGACATGGAACGCATCGAACACCACGCGAGTTTTGGCGGCCGACAGGAGGTGTGGAAGCACACCTCCTCCGCGCTGGGCGGCGAGACGCGATTCGGCGTCTACCTGCCAGAGGCCGCGCTGCGCGGCGAGCGCTGCCCGGTGCTGTACTGGCTCTCCGGCCTGACCTGCACCGAGCAGAACTTCATCACCAAGGCGGGCGCGCAGGAGCACGCGGCGCGCCACGGCCTCATCGTCGTCGCGCCTGACACGAGTCCTCGCGGCGACGCGGTGGCCAACGACGCGGCCTACGACCTGGGCCAGGGGGCGGGCTTCTATCTCGACGCCACGCAGGCCCCCTGGGCGCCGCACTTCCGCATGCAGGACTACGTGGCCCGGGAGCTCCCCTCGCTGGTGGAGCAGCACTTCCCGGCCACGGATGCGCGAGGCATCTTCGGCCACTCCATGGGCGGTCACGGCGCGCTCGTCACCGCCCTGCGCCACCCGGGCCGCTACCGCAGCGTGTCCGCATTCTCTCCCATCGTCGCTCCCTCCCAAGTGCCGTGGGGCCAGAAGGCCTTCACCGCCTACCTGGGCGACAACCGTGAGGCGTGGGCGGCCTGGGACGCCGTCGCGTTGGTGAAGACGGCCCAGGAGCGACTGGCCCTCCTGGTCGACCAGGGCGAGGCCGACGAGTTCCTCGCCACCCAGCTTCGCCCGGAGCTGCTGGCCGCCGCCTGCGAGGCCACGGGCCACCCGCTCACGCTGCGGCGGCACGCGGGGTACGACCACAGCTACTACTTCATCGCCACGTTCCTCGCGGACCACTTCGCGCACCACGCGAAGGCCCTCGGTGGTTCCAAGAACGCGCGTTCGTAGTCGCGACAGTCATTCCTTCCGGCCAGCCCCGACGTGACAAGTGTCGGGGCTGGCCGTGTCTCAGCCGGATGATGCCGCTCTTCACGCAGGAAGTGCTGGCGGGGGTCCGCGGCCCCAACGAAGGAACTCCTTCACGGATTCAGAGGGGAGGCGCTCGAAGTGGAAGGAACGCCGAGTGCTCGTGCGGGGCACCGTGTTCGCCCATCTGAAACGACACTCCGGGTAGTCGTAACTCCCGGCGCCCTGTGCGACCCAAGCCGTCATGTAACGAATGAGCAACACGTCCCGCGAGACGGTGCGCATCGCGGTCCCTGCGGCATGCTCGACGCTGCATGGTTCTACGTCCGTTTCATGGTTCCTGGCTGTTCCTCCTGCTCTTGCTCTCTGGATGCGCCACGCTGAACCCTCGCGCCGAGTGCGCGGCGCATGGCGGCGATACGTGGCATGAAGCGCGGAGCGAGCACTTCCGCGTGTGGACGGACCTGGACGCGGACGAGGCGCGCGGCGCCACCGTGGCCCTGGAGCGGACTCGCGCGATGATGCGGTTGTGGTGGGGCGATGGGACGGACTTCGATCCGCCGGGCACCGTCGATGTCGTCCTCCTCCGTCGGCAGGGCGCGCTCAGCGAGTTCGCCGACAACCGGGTTGGCGGCTACGTGAGCTGGCAAGACACCAACGTGCGCATGTTGGTGGTCATGGCCCATGAGAAACGGCGAGGTATTCCGAAGCTCGTCCGGCACGAACTCGCTCACTACCTGAGCCGATTCGTGCTGCTGCGGCAACCTCGTTGGTTCGCCGAAGGGTTGGCCATGTACCTCGAGGTCGCCGAGGAGCGGCGGGATGGCATGGTGGAGCTGGGGCAGGACAACAAGACGGCGCTCGACACCGTGCTTCGGATGGGCGCGTTGCCGCTGGCATCCCTCTGGGCCTGGGACACGTCGGAGCCGCCCGTACGCGACCGGTTCCACTACTACGCGTCGAGTTGGGCGTGGGTCCACTTCCTCCTCAACTCGCAGGCCGAGCGCTTCGCGGACTACCAGCAACGTCTGGCACGGGCGGAGCCGCCTCGTCTGGCGTGGGATGCCGCCTTCGAGGGAATGTCAGACGAGGCGTTGGAGCAGGAATTCGCGAAGGCGCTGCGGCACGGCACTGAATACACCATCGTCACCCGAAAGCTGCCTCCCGCCTCGACTGACGTCACGCTGGGGGCCATGAGTGCGGCGGATGTGCACGTGACGCGGGCGCGGCTTCACCGCTCCGCTTTTGGCGGGACGTTGACGCCTGCGCAGCGTCAGGTACAGGCGCAGGCTGACGTGGCCGAGGCCTTGAGACTGGAGCCAGGTCACGTTCACGCAGCGGTCCTCGGCGCGGTCATGGAGGAGGACGGTGCGAAACGGCTCGCGCGTGCACGGGCGTTGACGGCTGCGCATCCAGCGAGCGCGGAAGCCTGGGACCTGCTGGGTGATTCACTGGGGGAGGAGACCTCCGCCCGAGTCGAGCGGGAGCAGGCGCGGCGCAACGCACTGCGATTGACGCCCGAAGAGCCAGCGCGCCTGGCGGCGCTCGCTCGCGAGTACACCGCGAACGGGCGGCACGCCAACGCGCTTGCCCATGCGGTGAAGGCAGCGAAGCTGGCGCCCTGGAGCCAGGACGTGCAGGCCACGCTTGCGGTGGCGGCCGCGGCCCAGGGGCGTTGCGCGGAGGCCCAGGTGGCGCAGGCGCGCGCCGTGGACTTGCAGCATGAGTCCGTCTCCTCCGAGCAACGTGCTGCCTTCCACGAGTGGCTCGCTTCGCGCATCAGGGTGCACTGTGCCGCTGCACCAGAGGCGCCTCCCTCCGCGCCGGAAGCCCCCGCGACGCGGTGAGGCCCGCCGTGGTGGTGAGGCGGGCGCAGGCCCCAGCATCAGGCGACCCGTGAGAACCACTCCCCCGTGGAGAACTGGGCCTCCAGCGCCGCTGCCAGGTGCGTGTCCTCCAGCAGCACGCCCACTTCGATGTTCCGTGTCTGTCCTCGGTTCGTGAAGTTCGCGGACGTCACGAAGACCCACCGTGCGTCCACCACGACGCATTTCGCATGCAGGCTGGCGAAGACCCCCTTCCTGGGTGAGAAGCCGTGGCACTCCGGAAAGGGCGGACCGAAGGGCCAGTGCTCCCGCAGGAATGCCGAGGCCACCGGCGCGCTCGCATAGAGCCTGCCACTCACGCCTCGTCGGAGGGCTTCGTGCAGCGGCCCCAACACGTCCGCCGCGTGGTCGAACGTGAACCCGGCCACCAGCACCGTGCTCGTGGCCTTGTGGAACAGGTCCGCCAGCACCACCGCCGTGTCGCGAGCGCCGCTCCAGCGGGTCTCCGGCCCCGTCCAGACCAGCTCTGGCCGCCGGGCCCCCGCGCGCCGCTCCACGAGCACCGCGTCCAGCAACACCAACGTTCCCTCTCGTCCCAGCGCGTTCAACGCCGCGACCTCCCCCGTCAGCCGCTCCAGCCCCTCTCCCTGGAGCGCCAGACGGGACAACGGAAACCCGAGCCGCCGCGTGCCCACCACGGCCTTCAGCCGCTCCAGGTCCAGCGTCGCCACGCCGCTCAGGTCCACGGCGTCTTCAGGAAGGCAACGGCCTCGTGGCCCAGCGTGGGCACGACGAGCGCGCGATCGAGGTACTGGTTGAAGCGCTCGCAGGAGCACTCGGGGAGGAAGAGGCACCCGTGGCACGCGGCGCCCTCCAGGTCGCGGTCGTCACGGCCCGTGGGTTCGTGATGCGCGCAGACGGGGTCGTTGGAGCAGAGGCGCGCGTCCTCCAGCGCCCGGACAAGGTGCTGTCCCAGTCGCCGGCCCTCCTCTACCAGGCCGCCCAGCGTGCCTTCCGCGCCCGTGGTGCCCGTCATCAACAGGATGCCCGCCATGGGGACGGCGTCGCTGTGCGGCGCGCAGTAGAGCCGCTCGCGGATGGAGCTCGCGGGATAGCCACACTCCAGCGCCACCTCCGTCATCAACAGGTGCGCCAGCGAATGGAGCAGGTAGAGCCGCACGCCCGGAAAGGGGAGCTTCGAACCGGAGACCTGCTTCCAGCGCTCATATCCAGCCCGGAGCACCTCCTCGCGCCGCAGCACGGGCTCGGACATCTCCCAGGCATGCACCTGCGCCTCATCGAGCATCAGCAGCATGCCCTCGCCCTGCATCTCCGTGACGGGCACCCAGTCCCGGTGGAGCGACATCGGCGCGAGCGCCACGTCCAGGTCGTAGCGTCCCTGGAGGTCCTTCGACAGGGGCTCCAGCCGCGTGAAGCCCACCTGGGCCTGGACCTCCCGCAACCGTCGCGCCAGCACCACGCGTTCGACCAGTGAGGGCAGTCCCTGGGGCCGAGCGATGCGCCGGGCCCAGAAGACCTCGGAGCGGTCCCGGGGCATCTCGCCAGGCTTCTCCTGTGGCTGCGCGAGGAACTGGAGCCACTCCGCGGTGCGGATCTCCGGGACGGCCTCGGGCAGGTGCTCGCGCTCCGCCGTGATGGCCGCCAGCACCTCCGCGTTGGAGGCGGAGCCGAGCGCCGCCTGCACCTGGGAAATGGTCCGGAAGGCAGGCAGGGTCTCCGCGGTGGCGGACTGGAGGATGCTCCACGCGGACTGCACCTTGCGTCGGAGCGACTCCGGTTCAGGGATGGTGATGGCGCTGGTGGTCTGCGCGAAATAGCCGTTGCTGGCGGTCCGGACCAGCAGCCGCTGCCTCTCGGCGCAGCGCTCCCGCGCCTCCAACCCCAGCCAGGGCCGCTCCCCGGCGCAGGGGTCCTGCTGCTCCTTGTGTGTCATGTCGATGAGGCGCCTGCGTTTGCCGCACGTCGAGCACGCGACCTCGATGTCACTGAAGTCACCGCTCACGCCCTCCTCGAGCTTGAGCTGTGGGGCATCGCATGGCTTGCGCTCGTGCATCCACCAGCTCCAGTCGATGTCCGACAGGTGCCCCCTCGGACAGGCCGCGACGAAGCGCACCGGCACGCAGCGCTCGGGCTTCGCCTCCACGCCCGCGCAGCGGTGGCGGTACTCTTGATTCACACGCTCCAAGCTGTTGGCCCGCACCAGCGTGCGGCAATGGGGGTTCTGGCAGACAAACCAGCGCGGAAACTCATACACCTGGATGCCGCAGGACTCTGTCGGCTCTCGCTCATCCCCAGCGGGAGGCTTGCGGAAGGGGGCCTCCTTGCTGAGCGGCCACTTGTTGCGGTGGTAGAGCGGTTCGACGATCTCCAGCAGCCGTGGCTCGTTGACCACCTCGCCCTGCCCCTTGAGACGCCAGAAGTCCAGGCCGCCCACGAGGACTGCGTCGTTCAGCAAATCCAGCATGCTGCCCGGACCGAAGGTGGAGACCACCTGGCTCTGGCGCACGCGCCCATCCGGCGGCCGCGTCGAGCGGGCCCGGTTCCACTTCCTACGGTTCATCATGCGCTGCCTCCTCCGTCGCGGCCTTCGGGGCGCGGTAGCCGCCCAGGGGTTGACGTGAAATCCACAAGTGCACCGAGGACTCCACGTCACGCATGGACGTGGGCGCCTCGAACTTGAGCTCGTCCTGGGTGAGGTTTTCGGTGGGGTCCAGGAAACCGCGCAGCAGGGGCTTGAGCCCCTTTCCCTCCGGGTCGTAGGGCGAGTACGCGCGCTGGGCGGCGTCCTTCTTCGCCTGCTCGATGATGTTGCGCCACGAGTCGAGCAGGCTTCGTGCGCGCTGCATCACGATGCCGCTGGCCCGCTCCGACTCATCCTTGGGAAGCCC
This genomic window from Myxococcus hansupus contains:
- a CDS encoding DUF1570 domain-containing protein, producing the protein MVLRPFHGSWLFLLLLLSGCATLNPRAECAAHGGDTWHEARSEHFRVWTDLDADEARGATVALERTRAMMRLWWGDGTDFDPPGTVDVVLLRRQGALSEFADNRVGGYVSWQDTNVRMLVVMAHEKRRGIPKLVRHELAHYLSRFVLLRQPRWFAEGLAMYLEVAEERRDGMVELGQDNKTALDTVLRMGALPLASLWAWDTSEPPVRDRFHYYASSWAWVHFLLNSQAERFADYQQRLARAEPPRLAWDAAFEGMSDEALEQEFAKALRHGTEYTIVTRKLPPASTDVTLGAMSAADVHVTRARLHRSAFGGTLTPAQRQVQAQADVAEALRLEPGHVHAAVLGAVMEEDGAKRLARARALTAAHPASAEAWDLLGDSLGEETSARVEREQARRNALRLTPEEPARLAALAREYTANGRHANALAHAVKAAKLAPWSQDVQATLAVAAAAQGRCAEAQVAQARAVDLQHESVSSEQRAAFHEWLASRIRVHCAAAPEAPPSAPEAPATR
- the fghA gene encoding S-formylglutathione hydrolase yields the protein MERIEHHASFGGRQEVWKHTSSALGGETRFGVYLPEAALRGERCPVLYWLSGLTCTEQNFITKAGAQEHAARHGLIVVAPDTSPRGDAVANDAAYDLGQGAGFYLDATQAPWAPHFRMQDYVARELPSLVEQHFPATDARGIFGHSMGGHGALVTALRHPGRYRSVSAFSPIVAPSQVPWGQKAFTAYLGDNREAWAAWDAVALVKTAQERLALLVDQGEADEFLATQLRPELLAAACEATGHPLTLRRHAGYDHSYYFIATFLADHFAHHAKALGGSKNARS
- the frmR gene encoding formaldehyde-responsive transcriptional repressor FrmR, whose product is MPHSPEEKKKALLRVRRIRGQTEALERALESGAECGTVLQQLAAIRGAINGLMSEVLESHIREEFGPASDEDPRHAQRVRDMTALVRTYLK
- a CDS encoding S-(hydroxymethyl)glutathione dehydrogenase/class III alcohol dehydrogenase, with protein sequence MKSRAAVAFEAGKPLSIVELDVAPPQKGEVLVRITHTGVCHTDAFTLSGDDPEGLFPVVLGHEGAGVVEAVGEGVTSVKPGDHVIPLYTAECGQCLFCKSGKTNLCVAVRATQGKGVMPDGTTRFSYNGKPVYHYMGCSTFSEYTVVAEVSLARINPNANPEQVCLLGCGVTTGLGAVKNTARVQEGDSVAVFGLGGIGLAVIQGAQMAKAGRIIAIDTNPAKFELAKTFGATDFVNPKDHDRPIQQVIVEMTGWGVDHSFECIGNVGVMRAALECAHRGWGQSIIIGVAGAGQEISTRPFQLVTGRTWKGTAFGGVKGRSELPGMVEDAMSGKIQLAPFVTHTRPLTDINEAFDLMHEGKSIRTVVRY
- the drmB gene encoding DUF1998 domain-containing protein codes for the protein MMNRRKWNRARSTRPPDGRVRQSQVVSTFGPGSMLDLLNDAVLVGGLDFWRLKGQGEVVNEPRLLEIVEPLYHRNKWPLSKEAPFRKPPAGDEREPTESCGIQVYEFPRWFVCQNPHCRTLVRANSLERVNQEYRHRCAGVEAKPERCVPVRFVAACPRGHLSDIDWSWWMHERKPCDAPQLKLEEGVSGDFSDIEVACSTCGKRRRLIDMTHKEQQDPCAGERPWLGLEARERCAERQRLLVRTASNGYFAQTTSAITIPEPESLRRKVQSAWSILQSATAETLPAFRTISQVQAALGSASNAEVLAAITAEREHLPEAVPEIRTAEWLQFLAQPQEKPGEMPRDRSEVFWARRIARPQGLPSLVERVVLARRLREVQAQVGFTRLEPLSKDLQGRYDLDVALAPMSLHRDWVPVTEMQGEGMLLMLDEAQVHAWEMSEPVLRREEVLRAGYERWKQVSGSKLPFPGVRLYLLHSLAHLLMTEVALECGYPASSIRERLYCAPHSDAVPMAGILLMTGTTGAEGTLGGLVEEGRRLGQHLVRALEDARLCSNDPVCAHHEPTGRDDRDLEGAACHGCLFLPECSCERFNQYLDRALVVPTLGHEAVAFLKTPWT
- the drmC gene encoding DISARM system phospholipase D-like protein DrmC yields the protein MDLSGVATLDLERLKAVVGTRRLGFPLSRLALQGEGLERLTGEVAALNALGREGTLVLLDAVLVERRAGARRPELVWTGPETRWSGARDTAVVLADLFHKATSTVLVAGFTFDHAADVLGPLHEALRRGVSGRLYASAPVASAFLREHWPFGPPFPECHGFSPRKGVFASLHAKCVVVDARWVFVTSANFTNRGQTRNIEVGVLLEDTHLAAALEAQFSTGEWFSRVA